In Parasteatoda tepidariorum isolate YZ-2023 chromosome 2, CAS_Ptep_4.0, whole genome shotgun sequence, one DNA window encodes the following:
- the LOC107438114 gene encoding uncharacterized protein has product MTYFQKKSFVFTWIIENFSFNTCDVNEVLRSPDFHFGESSWYLCLKPRGECKDKIEFISCFLVLWSPVTCSFPFQFELEITGASGEKLKTLEGNYELFHKVSKWGSSEFLEIEKVKKDAEYGFEDILKVCCYLHTESSGESIITQCIAKTKIDVDRIAFEMNNVTMSSVLDLFKETTLHGGNIFQVAIHTKKSPNKIQVIKVGSNCLKRQAVKCKVGMSCDDEIWTEKASHLFQSKKLPEIWSFCADGIFGAFSRLRKKTVDFFWELSCSYGTNISYISFDRSESSASCSLTTIYPTSRKDMLCMFSNKKYSDVKLRVDSDIIDAHKNILSARSPVFSSMFDKMETHTTILDIVDIDFATLNLLLEFIYTDSVSPINYRGAIDLLIASEKYQVLPLKASCALFLKSKLSIGNVLEVLSAASTACQERLKSDAMDFISANSSSVLGSSEWCLWTKNKDNSKLGMEIMYKLNKNVSFFQTIVSDQVLAKKDGNVRIINSTQGDMHVFNVVLLGEYAPGLTSLASRFVIGQYIGDRRQTCGVEFLNTMVMLEGVFIDLHISDVCSAARFHTMAHSYIIKAEAAIIVYNITDVDSFNSAKTWVKEIQRSKNTNIVIALAGNCADLAEKRKIKREEAEAYADENGLIFMETSAKENINVDAIFLAVASAHLAKLSTAADENNSLDTAVAEHNTLSTPAASPVHGNQNVLSAANATVDVPDTSLRPGNQNIAVLGVASPKYKSETGSCHSPASSPNADLKEENQVENEIGKCLS; this is encoded by the exons atgacttattttcaaaaaaaatcatttgtgtTTACGTGgataattgaaaacttttcgTTTAATACCTGTGACGTCAACGAGGTACTTCGAAGTCCAGATTTCCATTTCGGGGAAAGCAGTTGGTATCTTTGTCTGAAGCCAAGAGGAGAATGTAAagacaaaattgaatttatatcgTGTTTTTTAGTATTGTGGTCTCCAGTAACATGTTCATTCCCGTTTCAGTTCGAACTCGAAATAACCGGAGCAAGTGGTGAAAAGCTAAAAACTTTAGAAGGAAACTACGAATTGTTCCATAAGGTTTCTAAATGGGGAAGTTCAGAATTCCTCGAAATCGAAAAAGTTAAGAAAGATGCTGAATATGGCTTTGAAGATATTCTAAAAGTCTGTTGTTACTTACATACAGAAAGTTCCGGAGAAAGTATTATAACGCAGTGCATTGCTAAAACGAAAATAGATGTAGATCGAATAGCTTTTGAAATGAACAATGTTACTATGTCTAGTGTTCTAGATTTATTTAAGGAGACTACCCTTCATGGAGGTAATATTTTCCAAGTGGCCATTCATACAAAGAAAAGTCCCaataaaattcaagtaattaaaGTAGGCTCCAATTGCCTAAAACGCCAAGCTGTTAAATGTAAGGTAGGCATGAGTTGCGATGATGAAATCTGGACCGAAAAAGCCTCCCATCTCTTTCAATCAAAAAAACTTCCAGAAATATGGTCATTTTGCGCAGATGGAATTTTTGGTGCGTTTTCACGACTCAGAAAAAAGACGGTAGATTTTTTCTGGGAGTTATCGTGCTCTTATGGAACAAACATCAGTTACATTTCATTCGATCGGTCTGAATCTTCGGCATCTTGCAGCCTAACTACAATTTACCCTACTTCACGCAAAGACATGTTATGTATGTTCTCGAACAAGAAATACAGTGATGTTAAACTGCGAGTGGATAGCGATATTATCGATgctcataaaaacattttgtcggCCCGTTCACCGGTATTTTCCAGTATGTTCGACAAAATGGAAACTCACACGACCATTCTTGACATAGTTGATATTGATTTTGCAACATTAAACTTACTTTTAGAGTTCATATATACTGATTCAGTGAGTCCGATTAATTACCGGGGAGCTATAGATCTGCTTATAGCTTCtgaaaaatatcaagttttacCTTTAAAAGCATCGtgtgctttgtttttaaagtctAAACTATCAATCGGAAATGTTCTCGAAGTACTGAGTGCAGCTAGTACAGCATGTCAAGAACGTTTAAAATCAGATGCTATGGATTTCATCTCCGCTAATTCCAGCAGCGTTTTAGGATCAAGCGAATGGTGTTTGTGGACGAAGAACAAAGATAATTCTAAATTAGGAATGGAGATTATgtacaaactaaataaaaatgtatcattcTTCCAAACTATTGTATCAG atcaagTACTGGCAAAGAAAGATGGAAatgtaagaattattaattcaacACAAGGTGATATGCACGTATTTAATGTTGTGTTGCTCGGAGAATATGCTCCAGGCTTAACTAGCTTAGCATCAAGATTTGTAATTGGGCAGTATATTGGAGACAGACGTCAAACTTGCGGCG TTGAATTCCTGAATACAATGGTCATGTTGGAAGGCGTTTTTATAGACCTTCACATATCGGATGTTTGCAGCGCAGCGAGATTTCATACCATGGCACATTCTTACATTATTAAAGCTGAAGCTGCAATCATTGTGTATAATATAACTGATGTT gATAGCTTTAACAGTGCTAAAACTTGGGTTAAAGAGATACAGCGtagtaaaaatactaatatcGTAATTGCATTAGCTGGAAATTGTGCAGACTTAgctgagaaaagaaaaattaaacgtgAA GAAGCAGAAGCATACGCCGATGAAAATGGACTGATTTTTATGGAAACTTCAGCGAAGGAAAATATAAACGTAGATGCCATATTTCTTGCAGTTg caAGTGCTCATTTGGCTAAGCTATCAACTGCTGcagatgaaaataattcattagaTACTGCTGTTGCCGAACACAATACGTTATCCACTCCTGCTGCTTCACCTGTGCATggaaatcaaaatgttttgagtgCTGCTAATGCTACTGTAGATGTGCCTGACACCTCTTTACGGCCAGGAAATCAGAATATTGCTGTATTAGGTGTGGCATCACCTAAATATAAATCTGAAACTGGTAGTTGTCATTCACCTGCCTCTTCACCTAATGCAGACCTTAAAGAAGAGAACCAAGTTGAGAACGAGATTGGCAAATGTCtgtcttga
- the LOC139424953 gene encoding speckle-type POZ protein-like → MSEEFTFVWKIRNFSLCFHKNGERIISPVFTTKKFGGSQWNLQLCPKGHREKDVGYLSLFLVKENNDLCTVSYDLAIFGMTDSNKALVTKTVENHTFKKGKSFGFYQFLYLSTLNDELKNGVEDTLVVRCRIFSSDTQKRLPDCEACTEIGVDQASFLWELKFLDNSKREASTEIKFSAKSIYILELRVIDDKVKINLHQKEEDSVLSKFIKGKLSVITVKGKVIMSATNDHFFQANVENEAWEFSVIIPNELINPTKYIKDDPFILLCEFFASDRVVSESIVGSKDNYCSNTDICPNLLREYKNMLHDKIYSDVKLKTEEGVVDAHRSVLAARSAVFAAMFHQDMIESQTSTVEISDVDLDTLKSFLEFIYTGKVEDIDYKIAKELLLVADKYQVLTLREKCVSFLESVISFKTVFEVLSLADLISHKYLKKTAMNFVATNSKIVFISPEWLNLIQNNVKLASEIFSNISTNFNMTPKNITGK, encoded by the coding sequence ATGTCTGAAGAATTCACTTTTGTTtggaaaatacgaaatttttcattgtgttttcataaaaatggagAAAGGATAATTAGTCCTGTTTTCACAACGAAGAAATTTGGAGGCAGCCAGTGGAATTTACAGTTATGTCCCAAAGGACATAGAGAGAAGGACGTAGGATACCTATCCCTTTTCTTGGTAAAGGAGAATAATGATTTATGCACTGTAAGTTATGATTTAGCTATCTTTGGGATGACTGACAGTAATAAAGCTTTGGTTACTAAAACCGTAGAGAATCACACTTTTAAGAAAGGAAAGAGCTTTGgcttttatcagtttttatatttgtctACATTGAATGACGAATTAAAAAACGGAGTGGAAGACACTCTAGTCGTCCGTTGTCGCATATTCTCTTCTGACACGCAAAAAAGACTCCCTGATTGCGAAGCTTGTACAGAAATTGGTGTCGATCAAGCATCGTTTCTTTGGGAATTGAAATTCCTGGATAATTCCAAGAGAGAAGCGAGTACCGAGATCAAATTTTCTGCGAAATCAATTTACATCCTCGAGCTGAGAGTGATTGAcgataaagtgaaaataaaccttcaTCAGAAAGAAGAGGATTCGGTCTTGTCCAAGTTTATCAAGGGAAAATTATCTGTTATAACTGTAAAGGGTAAAGTAATTATGTCTGCCACTAATGATCACTTTTTTCAAGCCAATGTAGAAAATGAAGCATGGGAGTTCTCAGTAATTATtccaaatgaattaattaaccctaccaaatatataaaagacgATCCGTTTATTcttttatgtgaattttttgCTTCAGATAGAGTTGTATCAGAATCCATAGTTGGCTCTAAGGATAATTATTGTTCTAATACAGATATTTGTCCAAATTTACTCAGAGAgtataaaaatatgcttcatGACAAAATTTACTCTGATGTGAAATTGAAAACAGAAGAAGGAGTTGTGGATGCCCACAGATCAGTTCTAGCAGCTCGTTCCGCTGTATTCGCCGCAATGTTCCACCAAGATATGATAGAATCTCAGACTAGTACTGTGGAAATTTCTGATGTAGATTTAGACACATTGAAATCGTTCTTAGAATTTATATACACAGGAAAAGTTGAAGACATAGATTATAAAATTGCTAAAGAATTATTGTTAGTAGCCGACAAATATCAAGTATTGACACTGAGGGAAAAATGTGTTTCTTTCTTGGAATCTGTTATATCTTTCAAAACTGTCTTCGAAGTACTTTCTTTAGCTGATTTAATCAgtcataagtatttaaaaaaaactgctatgaACTTTGTTGCAACGAACTCTAAAATTGTATTCATCTCGCCTGAGTGGTTGAATTTGATTCAGAATAATGTTAAATTAGctagtgaaattttttcaaacatttctacTAATTTTAACATGACCCCAAAGAACATTACCGGtaagtaa